The DNA region TTGTCGTCCCACGGCTCCACAATGCGGTTTTTAGGACCGCTGGCCGGACCATATTTATAATAGTTATTCACTAGGTTATACCAGCCGCCCTTGCCCCCGTAAGCGCTGTTGCCTCCCCAGTTATAGATCACATTATTGCGGTGATCGACATTGCGGTCATATCTCCCTTCCGCCTCGTGGTCACCCTCATTGAAACGCGGGGTGCGACTGCTGTGGTGTGCTAACATATTGTGATGAAAGGAACAGTTGGTCCCTCCCCAGATGCCACCGTAACCGTGCGGACCTTTTTGGTGCACCGAATTGTGAAGACTCTCACTGATCAGACACCACTGAATCGTGACGTTTTGACCTGCGTAAAAAGACATACATTCGTCCACCGACCAGCTGACCGAGCAGTGATCGATGATCACATTGATTTGATTGGGTCCCTCCAATGCATCCGCCTCGATCCCGGCTGAATCACCCAGGCGAACACGTAGATAGCGAATGATCACATTGCCGGCTTCCAGTTTCAGATCATAATTACGCAGGCAGATACCGTCACCCGGCGCGGTCTGCCCGGCAATGGTAAGATAACCATGCTTGATTTCTAATCTGGACTGTAGAGTTATATTTCCGGACACACGGAAGACGACCGTTCGAGAACCGCTCGCTTCCACAGCCGCCCGCAGACTCCCCGGACCACTGTCATTGAGATTGGTCACTTCGATCACTGCCCCGCCACGACCACCGGTCGTAAAGCGTCCGTAACCTTCAGCGCCGGGAAAGGCCAGTTGCTGCGCTTGCAGATGACTCAGGGTCAGAAGAGCAAATAAAATATACCATACAGTGTTCTGAAT from Candidatus Neomarinimicrobiota bacterium includes:
- a CDS encoding polysaccharide lyase family 1 protein, whose product is MIRSWYVKPRQLIHPGIQNTVWYILFALLTLSHLQAQQLAFPGAEGYGRFTTGGRGGAVIEVTNLNDSGPGSLRAAVEASGSRTVVFRVSGNITLQSRLEIKHGYLTIAGQTAPGDGICLRNYDLKLEAGNVIIRYLRVRLGDSAGIEADALEGPNQINVIIDHCSVSWSVDECMSFYAGQNVTIQWCLISESLHNSVHQKGPHGYGGIWGGTNCSFHHNMLAHHSSRTPRFNEGDHEAEGRYDRNVDHRNNVIYNWGGNSAYGGKGGWYNLVNNYYKYGPASGPKNRIVEPWDD